From the Manihot esculenta cultivar AM560-2 chromosome 3, M.esculenta_v8, whole genome shotgun sequence genome, one window contains:
- the LOC110610609 gene encoding uncharacterized protein LOC110610609: protein MDVSLIADAVTVASQQGLGFANSPLHRQNCVSNGNFALSARFLQISAVILDALAPPPVKSNSCKTTRRTLLRKKRRTRRRSCSGGGYEEFGEDIGFWGGDGDGDGPFGGAGGSWGGGRGWNFDRFGGQNWDESSWSSSSEFAYGFVYEVIYWIALSTCMHFAFEKVVRIMANGIGDTEREKVSMRLTSVC, encoded by the coding sequence ATGGATGTTTCTCTCATCGCCGATGCGGTAACTGTAGCCTCGCAGCAAGGGTTAGGGTTTGCGAATTCGCCTCTTCACCGACAAAATTGCGTCTCCAATGGCAACTTTGCTCTCTCCGCCAGATTCCTCCAAATCTCCGCCGTTATTTTGGATGCACTAGCTCCTCCCCCTGTTAAATCCAACTCGTGTAAAACCACTCGCCGGACTCTTCTTCGCAAGAAGCGGCGGACGAGGCGGAGATCGTGCAGCGGCGGAGGATACGAGGAATTCGGTGAGGATATCGGGTTTTGGGGTGGTGACGGTGACGGTGATGGTCCTTTTGGTGGAGCTGGGGGAAGTTGGGGCGGTGGCAGAGGGTGGAATTTTGACAGATTTGGAGGGCAGAATTGGGACGAGTCATCGTGGTCGTCTTCTTCTGAGTTTGCTTATGGGTTTGTTTATGAGGTGATTTATTGGATTGCCTTATCGACTTGCATGCATTTTGCTTTCGAGAAGGTTGTGAGGATCATGGCCAATGGAATTGGTGATACTGAGAGGGAGAAGGTTTCTATGAGATTGACTTCCGTTTGCTAA